One window of Brevibacterium pigmentatum genomic DNA carries:
- the speB gene encoding agmatinase codes for MTSQPLGPADYSKTPRYAGPPTFGLLPRIDEVEAERPGEKIDVKVIGIPFDAGVSYRPGARFGPAHIRQSSKLLRPYNQATNVHPFTWQQVADCGDLGVNPFDIEEAITTVEANADAMRADGAKLLTLGGDHTLALPNLRSLHKTHGKIAVLHFDAHLDTWDTYFGAPYTHGTPFRRASEEGLIDMTASMHIGIRGPLYGKKDLEDDEVLGFQIIRSDEYQFTSVQDVVARMRGRLGDAPVYLSVDIDVLDPAAAPGTGTPEAGGMTSRELLNSIRGLQGLNVVGAEIVEVAPAYDHAEVTGLAAAHVGYEVLSLWAAENNGVTAPSGPSGTALGV; via the coding sequence TGACGTCTCAGCCGCTCGGCCCAGCCGACTATAGCAAGACACCCCGCTACGCAGGACCCCCGACGTTCGGACTGCTGCCGCGCATCGACGAGGTCGAAGCCGAGCGCCCCGGCGAGAAGATCGACGTCAAAGTCATCGGCATCCCCTTCGACGCCGGCGTCAGCTACCGTCCCGGCGCCCGTTTCGGACCGGCTCACATCCGCCAGTCCTCGAAGCTGCTGCGTCCCTACAACCAGGCCACGAACGTCCACCCGTTCACCTGGCAGCAGGTCGCCGACTGCGGTGACCTCGGCGTCAACCCTTTCGACATCGAAGAGGCCATCACCACCGTCGAAGCCAACGCCGACGCCATGCGCGCCGATGGGGCCAAGCTGCTCACCCTCGGTGGTGACCACACCCTGGCCCTGCCCAACCTGCGCTCCCTGCACAAGACGCATGGCAAGATCGCCGTCCTCCACTTCGATGCGCACCTGGACACCTGGGACACCTACTTCGGTGCGCCCTACACGCACGGCACTCCCTTCCGCCGCGCCAGCGAAGAGGGCCTCATCGATATGACGGCCTCGATGCACATCGGCATCCGCGGTCCCCTCTACGGGAAGAAGGACCTCGAGGACGATGAGGTGCTCGGCTTCCAGATCATCCGCAGCGACGAATACCAGTTCACCTCCGTCCAGGACGTCGTCGCCCGGATGCGGGGTCGCCTGGGCGACGCTCCGGTCTATCTGTCCGTCGACATCGACGTCCTCGACCCCGCGGCCGCACCCGGCACCGGCACCCCCGAGGCAGGTGGAATGACCAGCCGTGAGCTGCTCAACTCGATCCGCGGCCTCCAGGGACTCAACGTCGTCGGCGCCGAGATCGTCGAGGTCGCCCCGGCCTACGACCATGCCGAGGTCACTGGACTCGCCGCGGCCCATGTCGGCTACGAGGTCCTGTCCCTGTGGGCGGCGGAGAACAACGGAGTCACTGCTCCCTCCGGTCCGTCCGGCACCGCCCTCGGAGTCTGA